From a single Methylacidiphilum kamchatkense Kam1 genomic region:
- a CDS encoding fatty acid desaturase family protein codes for MTPQQIPIRSANPETTIHSWKAKVLAYQKPSLWKSLWQLANTLIPYAAFWYLIYLSLPVSVFLVLPLIVLCAAFQIRIFSLFHDCCHGSFFKSKKANEIIGTFLGILVFTPYHHWKWEHSIHHGNAGNLDKRGVGDMWTWTVKEYLASPWWRKLIYRILRNPIFLFGISPLGLFLIKNRFASKNAGKKARQSVLITNIGILALCVALGFLFGWQKYIPIQLMVVFLAGSAGIWLFYVQHQFEEVYWERGKKWDFQSVALEGSSFYKLPKILEWITASIGYHHVHHLSPQIPNYLLEQCHKNVPIFEKAKTLTLLSSLKTLNLHLWDEDQRKMVSFKFLRTFSSSKN; via the coding sequence ATGACTCCCCAACAGATTCCTATTCGCAGCGCTAATCCTGAAACGACTATCCATTCCTGGAAAGCCAAAGTTCTTGCCTACCAAAAGCCTTCCCTATGGAAAAGTCTCTGGCAACTTGCAAACACACTCATTCCATATGCAGCATTCTGGTATCTCATTTATTTAAGTCTGCCTGTATCTGTCTTTCTTGTCTTGCCTCTTATTGTGCTCTGTGCGGCTTTCCAAATCCGTATATTTTCTCTGTTCCATGATTGTTGCCATGGCTCCTTTTTTAAGTCGAAGAAAGCCAATGAAATCATTGGTACCTTCCTTGGCATTCTAGTGTTTACTCCTTATCATCATTGGAAATGGGAACATTCCATTCATCATGGCAATGCGGGCAACCTTGACAAAAGAGGCGTTGGAGATATGTGGACATGGACGGTCAAAGAATATTTGGCCTCTCCATGGTGGCGGAAGTTAATCTATAGAATACTTCGTAATCCCATATTTTTGTTTGGAATTTCTCCACTTGGTCTTTTTCTTATTAAAAACAGGTTTGCTTCGAAAAACGCTGGGAAAAAAGCGCGGCAATCAGTTTTGATTACTAATATTGGTATTTTAGCCCTATGCGTAGCTCTTGGATTCTTATTTGGTTGGCAAAAATATATTCCTATCCAACTAATGGTTGTTTTTCTTGCAGGTTCTGCAGGCATTTGGCTCTTTTATGTCCAACATCAATTTGAAGAGGTTTATTGGGAAAGAGGGAAAAAATGGGATTTTCAGTCTGTTGCTCTAGAAGGGAGTTCTTTTTATAAACTTCCAAAGATTTTAGAATGGATTACCGCCAGTATTGGATACCACCATGTCCATCATTTAAGTCCCCAAATACCCAATTACTTGTTAGAACAATGCCACAAAAACGTACCCATTTTTGAAAAAGCAAAGACTCTGACGCTACTATCTAGTTTGAAAACTCTCAACCTTCATCTTTGGGATGAGGACCAAAGAAAAATGGTAAGTTTCAAATTTCTTAGAACTTTTTCTTCTTCAAAAAATTAA